Genomic window (Methanosphaera sp. WGK6):
GAATTAAGAAAAGAAAATATAATAACTGATATTGACCTTAAAGGTAAAAAACTTAAGAAAAATTTATCCTATGCCAATAATCATAATATCAATAAAGTAATCATGATTGGTCAACAAGAAGTTGAAAATAATACATTAACAGTTAAAGATATGGAAAGTGGTGAACAAAGTACAATACCACAAACAGAAGTTATTGAAACTATATTAAATTAGGTGCTCCATATGATAAAACCCAACTTCCGACATGAAATTAATGGAAAACAATTAGCAATATGTATAGCACAAGACTATAAAACAGGACAAGTTTTGATGGTTGCTTATATCGATGAAGAAGCATTTAATAAAACGATAGAAACACATAAAGCCCACTATTATAGTACTAGTAGAAACAAGATATGGTTTAAAGGTGAAGAATCAGGACATATACAAAATGTAAAAGAAATTCTTATAGATTGTGATGAAGATGCTATACTTCTCAAAGTAGAACAAAAAGGAGGAGCATGTCATACAGGCCATTACTCTTGTTTCTACAAACAAGTAACACCTAATGCTTCAAAAATAATAGAAATAGAAGATACGCTATTCAACCCAGACAACGTATATAATCATTAGGAGTGTAAAATATGGTAAAAATTGTACCAGATACAAGTATAATTATAGACCAACAAGTAAGTCGTATAGTTCAAGAAGAATATGAGGATGCTGAAATACTAATACCTGAAGCAGTACCTTCTGAAATAGAAAATCATGCAAATAAAAGAAAAGAAATTGGATATCAAGGTCTTGAAGAACTAAAAGAATTAAGACATCTTAGTGAAGAAGGAATCATAACCTTAACATATGTTGGAAGAAGACCTAAACTTGAAGAAATATCTATTGCAGGTGGTGGAGAAATAGATGCAATGATACGTGATATTGCACGAAAATATCATGCAATTTTAATGACTAGTGATAAACTTCAAAAAGAAATAGCAGAAGCACAAGGAGTTAAAACACATTTCTATAAAAAAGAAATAGAACCAATACAAACCAGTCCAACAGAACTGGAAACATATTTCTCAAAAGATATATCTTCAATACATTTACGTGAAAATATTACACCCATGGCTAAAAAAGGAACTCCTGGACATGTTGAATTAGTAGAATTAGATTATATTCCACTCAGATATAGAGATTTAGATAGAATTGCAAAAGAAATAATTGAACAATCCAAAATAAGACATGATTGTTTTATTGAAATTGATAAAAAAGGAGTTAAAGTAATCCAATTTAACGACTTACGTATTACTATTGCAAAACCACCATTCTCAGATGGATTTGAAATAACTGCAATAAAACCTGTGAATAAACTAGATTTAGAAGATTACAACATATCAGATAAATTAATTGAACGTTTATCCAATGATTCAAAAGGAATATTAGTTGCAGGATCCCCTGGAGCAGGTAAATCAACATTTGCACAAGCACTAGCTGAATATTATCATTATGATATGGATCAAATAGTAAAAACAATGGAATCACCAAGAGATTTGAATTTAGATGATAATATAACACAATATGCTCCTCTTGAAGGTGATATGGAAAATACAGCAGATATATTATTACTTGTAAGACCTGATTTCACAATATTTGATGAAGTTCGTAAAACAAGAGATTTTGAAATATATTCTGATATGAGATTAGCAGGAGTAGGTATGGTAGGTGTAGTTCATGCAACAAAAGCTATTGATGCAGTACAGAGATTTCTTGGAAGATTAGAATTAGGAGTAATCCCATCAGTAATTGATACAACAATTTATATTGAAAATGGAGAAGTTGCAACAGTATATTCAATAGAATTAACTGTAAAAGTACCAACAGGAATGCTTGAAGCAGATTTATCAAGACCAGTTATTGAAATAAAGGATTTTGAAACTGGAGAATTATTCTATGAAATATACACTTATGGTGAACAAACCATTGTAATGGACATTAATAAAACAGCAACCCAACAAGAAAAAACAGAAGAAGAGAAAAGTCCAGTTAGTAGAATTGTTGAAAAAGTTATTAGAAAAGAAGTTAATAAAGTTGCCCCTAATGCAATTATGGAAGTTTCATTAATATCTGAAAAAAGAGCACTTCTTGAAATTGATCCTGATCATACAGGAGCAGTAATTGGTAAAAATGGTAGAACAATTGCTAAAATTGAAGAACGTGCAGGTATTAGTATTGAAGTAGAAGAACTTGAAATAAAAGATATTGATACTAAAATACCAATAAATGTAAATGTTTCTGGAAATTATTTATCATTAAACTTCAATAAAGAAGATATTGGTGCTAGTTATGATATTATTGTAGAAGATGAATATTTATTTACAGCTACTGTTGGTAAAAAAGCAAATATACGACTTAAAAAGGATATTGAAATGGCTGAAATTATTATAAAGGCTATGAAAAAGAATGAACCTGTATATGCAAGACTAAGAAATGAAGATTTATATTGAAGGTGACTAATTTGAAAATAAGTGTTTCTACATTAGGATTATATCCTGCTAGAATAGGTGATGTATTAGAGTTCATAACTAAACAAAACTTAGAATATTTAGAAATCGTTGAAGAATACCCTTATGATAACTTAACCAATGATGATTTTTCAGCATATGATGTTGGATTAAGTATTCATTCTCCTATGTCTGATGTTAATATAGCATCCCACGTAGATAAAATAAGAGACATATCTATTGAAGTTATAACAAATTCATTTAAAACTGCAAATAAATTAGGAGCCACACGTGTTGTTGTACATCCAGGTACTATTCCTACAATGGCATTGAAATATCCTGAAAAAATATTAGATTATAATACAGCATCTTTAACTAAACTACAAAAAGCAGCAGAAGAATATGGTATTATGATGTGTGTAGAGAATATGCCCTTGTATGATCGAATGTTATACCAAAATATTGATGTTTTATTTGATTTTGTAGATAATCAATTACACTCTGGAATAACTATGGATGTTGGTCATGCCCATACTAGTGCTTTTAGTGAAGAAGAAATGTTTAAATCAGATAATATTCATCATGTTCATTTAAGTGATAATGATGGTTCATCAGATATGCATCATCCACTAGGAACTCATGATATTAATTTTCCAAAAATATTTGATATTCTTAAACAAAAGAAATATGATGATATTTGTGTAATAGAAGTATATTCAGTACAAGGTGTTTTAAAAAGTATTGATTATCTTAAAGATATTGGTATAATAAAGAAATAAGGATGTGATATTATTCCAATGTATTCAGTATTAACTAATGATCGAGTTATTGTAACCGATGAACATGCTCATAACCTATATAATAAAAGATATTATGGTAATTTAACAGAAACAGGACTTGAATTATCATTTATTGAAGCTTTATTTTTATTGACAAGAGCAAAAATTGAAATATTTGATAAAAAAGAAAATCAAGTAACTATTGAAGATTTAACTAACATTGTAAGAGAAAAACATATTTTCTCACATTATCTTGTATATAAAGATCTTAGAATTAGAGGATATATTATAAAAACAGGATTTAAGTATGGTAGTGACTTTAGAATATATGAGCGAGGACATGCCCCTGGTGATGGACATTCCAACTTCCTTGTTAAAATATTATCTGAAGAACAATCAATTAAGGTAAGAGATTTCTCAAGTTATGTTCGTGTAGCACATGGAGTACGTAAAACATTACTACTTGCAGTTGTTGATGATGAATATGATATAACATATTATAATATTGAATGGACAAGACCTTGAAAAAATAAGGAGATGATAAAATGAATATGATAGATCCATGGGGTTCTTCAATTATAGATTATGAAAAACTAACAGAACAATTCGGTATTAAAGAATTTAAAGATGTTGTAAGTGAAATACCTGATGCTAGTAAATTAATGACTAGAGGTATTATCTTTGGACAACGAGATTATAAAAGAATTACTGATGCTTTAAACAAAAAAGAAGACTTTGCTACCATGACAGGTATGATGCCTAGTGGTAAAATGCATATTGGACACAAAATGGTTGTTGATCAACTTAAATGGTATCAAAAGAAAGGTGCAGATTTATATTTATCAATTGCAGATATGGAGGCCTATGCTGCTAGAGGAATAAGTAAAGAAAAATCAAGAGAAATTGCATTGAATGAATATATTGTAAACTATATTGCATTAGGTCTTGATATTACCCAAGATAATGTTCATTTATATCTTCAATCTGAAAATGATGATGTTAAAGATCTAGCATATACTATTGGTAGAAAAGTTACATTTAGTCAAATGCGTAGTATTTATGGATTTGATAATAGTACTAACATATCCCACATATACACACCTCTTTTACAAGTAGCTGACATATTACATCCACAATTAGAAAAGTACGGTGGACCAAAACCAGTGATTGTACCTGTAGGTCCTGATCAAGACCCCCATATTAGATTAACCCGAGATTTAGCTACAAAATTTAATGAAGAATTAGGATTTATTGAACCTTCTGCTACATTCCACAGATTTATGACAGGACTTACTGGTGATAAAATGAGTAGTAGTAAACCGAAGAGTGCTATTTATCTTACTGATTCAATTAAAGATGCTACTAAAAAAGTTAAAAGTGCAAAAACAGGAGGACGTGAAAGTCTTAAAGAACAAAAAGAACTTGGTGGACAACCAGATAAATGTTCAATATATGAATTACTTGTATATCATTTAATTGATGATGATAAACAACTCGAAGAAATAAGAAATAAATGTTTATCTGGAGAAACTCTTTGTGGTACTTGTAAACAATGTGCTAGTGAATTATTAGAAGATATGTTTGAAAATCTTGAATCAAAACGTGAAGAAGCTCAAAAAATTGCTGAATCATTATTATAACAACATTACAAATAAAATATGATTACTATGACAATTAATATTATAAAACAAGTAACGGATAATTACCATAGAATGAAATATCATATTTTATTGTCTTTTATTATTTTTTTAGGATTTATGGTTCTTAGTTATTATTATCCTCATTGTTTTGAAATTCTAGTCACATATAAAATTAATCCTAATGCTCCACAACATGTTCCTTTTGAAACTATTCCCTTATTAATGAATAATATTTTCGTAATTACTGGATTAATATTAGGAGGAGTTTTATTTAGTATTCCAACATTATATTTATTAATATATAATGCATCATTAATAGGTTATACTGGATTTTATACAGCTACAATTTATTATATTATTTTCATGTTACCTCATGGAATTTTTGAATTTATTGCATTAATTCTTGCAGGAGCTATTGGTTTTAGAATAACTCATGCCTTAATTATACTAATTAAAGGTATTATTGATATGAAACCAAAAAAACATGTGAAAATAGCTAGTTTCATGATAAAAGATTGTATTATGATTCTGATAATTATAATAATACTATTAATTATAGCTGCTTTTATTGAGGCTAATATTACAATACCATTAGGTCAACATATACTTGGACTTTGAATCCCACCCATTATTTTTTTATAAAAAAAAATTATTAATCTATTTTTAATTAAAATTATTCAAGAAACTATGGTAAAACAATACACATATTGATATTAGTTATAAAATATTTAAATAATAATTTTAATATAATATTATCTATATTTACTATAATTCTATTAAATATTAAACTAATAATATAAAAGTTATGAATATTAAATATAATAAAAATAAATAGAATTTAGAATAAGAAGAATAAATTATTGAGGTGTATTAATCATGGATGAAGAATTACAAGAAATATGGACCAATTATGATAGACAAACCGTATTTAATTATGTAGAAACAAGATTACATCATTACCTATTTACTAAAATATTTAAAGATGAAGCAGAAATAATGAGTAAAATCATTGAAATTGATGAAAGAGAATTAGATGGATTTAAAATCGATTACTTTTTAAACATTCCAGAAACTCAAGATTTAATAAAAAACTTTTCCAAACTTGAACTAGAATTAGAAGGAAAAGATTTAACAAAAACACCCTACCCTGAAATTTTAGGACTCATCAAATACATGTTTGAAAATGTTAAAAACAATGACATGAATAAAATAAGTAATAAAAATTTTGATGTTGATAAACTTAATACTATAAATAACAGTATTCTTTCCAATAAAAAAGAAATATCTGTTATATTAAAAAAAGATATATTTCAAGAAGTTAAAACTCCAGACATTATTGACATAAATTTACTAGAAAATGCTTGTAAAAATACAGATACGATATATAATTTAGCAAGAGTTTATGAAGTATATGATGAATTATTTGTATTCCCAAGTAAAATTGAACTATATAATACAATAACTAAAAAAATACTTATAGCAATGAGTAATGATAAATTATTTGAATTATATGTATTACTTAACACATTAGAAGTTCTTGAAACAACAAAAGGAACAATTACATTCCAAAAAGCAGGAGTAAGAGAATTAGCAGAATATTATCTTCAAATTGAAGAAAATAATATGGAACATACGACAGTTATGCAAATATTCTTCCATGATTTACCTGAAGAATTAGATGCTAAATTTAAGCCAATACTTAAATATCCATACATCTGTCTACGTATGCAAAACACTGTTAAAGCACGTAATCTTACACGTACTAGTTATTTACTTCTTGAAATCGAAAGAATTACAGATAATCAAATTAAATACAAATGTAAAGCAACAGAAGATATACGCAATATCCTCGTAGTATGGGATCATAGATTATTTAATGATGAAAAATCACATATCAAAGTACTGGATTATAAAACATTACAAATGGGACTTAACAAATCATTTGGTAACATATTCAAATTCCCTAATATTGAAAATGTAGATGCAGTACTTGAATACATACCATATTTTGAAAATCATGAAAATAAATTTGTAATTGTTGAAAATGGTGAACGTTACTATGATGAAGAGGCTGATTTCTTCAAAGATGATTTGTATCAAGAAAATATTTACAGAACATTTGATAACCTTAAAGATTGGGAAGAAAAAGGTTGGAAATATATTAACAATCATGAGTTAATTAAACGACTTGACCTTTTAACAATTATGAAAGTAATTTATCTTATAATGCAAAAAGAAAACACTCGTCCAGGATTTTTAGGAACACTCATGGAAGATGGTACTATTCTCACAATTCTTAAAAGACTTGAAGAAATTAGAAATGTTAATGAAAGTGAAATTACTGAATTGTATTCACCATATAAAAAACTTAAATGTTGTCCAATACATGATCCAGATTTCTATGCTGAAAAAGAACAAGAAATGGATGATTTACTCTCAAGAAAAGCAGATGATTATGAATAATCATTAAAATAACCACCTTTTTCTTTTTTTATTTTAAAATTTATACTACCACACAATTTTACTAACCCATAATATACTATAAAAAAATAATACATTTAAAGAAATTACTATAAATACTAGTATTACATTAATACAAATTTCCCTTATTTAAATCAAAAAGTAATACATATAAAATAATTTTAAAGAAAATAAAATAATAATACCCACCAATACATGAAAATAAGCTTATATTATAAATTAAATTAGATAAGTTTAAATAGAACAAGTAATAAATACAATATTATAAAAATAATAATATTTTAAAAATTAGTATTACTATTATTAATTTTATTTATCAAAAACAAAAACAAGTTTTAAAAGGTTATTTTTTTAATCATATTAAAATCCCCAAATAATAATATGATTAAAAATAATTTTGGTGTGAACAACCTTTTGTATAAAAAAATATAATCTCAAAAAAATATAATTATACAATATTATATTTATAAAAATAACAATATATCTTTTTTTTATTTTGATTGAACACACCTCCCTTTTAAAATAGTGGAGATGAAAAAATGCATATACCAGATGGTTTTATATCTCTTCCATTATGTGCAATATTATATATAA
Coding sequences:
- the hisI gene encoding phosphoribosyl-AMP cyclohydrolase, encoding MIKPNFRHEINGKQLAICIAQDYKTGQVLMVAYIDEEAFNKTIETHKAHYYSTSRNKIWFKGEESGHIQNVKEILIDCDEDAILLKVEQKGGACHTGHYSCFYKQVTPNASKIIEIEDTLFNPDNVYNH
- a CDS encoding PINc/VapC family ATPase; translated protein: MVKIVPDTSIIIDQQVSRIVQEEYEDAEILIPEAVPSEIENHANKRKEIGYQGLEELKELRHLSEEGIITLTYVGRRPKLEEISIAGGGEIDAMIRDIARKYHAILMTSDKLQKEIAEAQGVKTHFYKKEIEPIQTSPTELETYFSKDISSIHLRENITPMAKKGTPGHVELVELDYIPLRYRDLDRIAKEIIEQSKIRHDCFIEIDKKGVKVIQFNDLRITIAKPPFSDGFEITAIKPVNKLDLEDYNISDKLIERLSNDSKGILVAGSPGAGKSTFAQALAEYYHYDMDQIVKTMESPRDLNLDDNITQYAPLEGDMENTADILLLVRPDFTIFDEVRKTRDFEIYSDMRLAGVGMVGVVHATKAIDAVQRFLGRLELGVIPSVIDTTIYIENGEVATVYSIELTVKVPTGMLEADLSRPVIEIKDFETGELFYEIYTYGEQTIVMDINKTATQQEKTEEEKSPVSRIVEKVIRKEVNKVAPNAIMEVSLISEKRALLEIDPDHTGAVIGKNGRTIAKIEERAGISIEVEELEIKDIDTKIPINVNVSGNYLSLNFNKEDIGASYDIIVEDEYLFTATVGKKANIRLKKDIEMAEIIIKAMKKNEPVYARLRNEDLY
- a CDS encoding sugar phosphate isomerase/epimerase, yielding MKISVSTLGLYPARIGDVLEFITKQNLEYLEIVEEYPYDNLTNDDFSAYDVGLSIHSPMSDVNIASHVDKIRDISIEVITNSFKTANKLGATRVVVHPGTIPTMALKYPEKILDYNTASLTKLQKAAEEYGIMMCVENMPLYDRMLYQNIDVLFDFVDNQLHSGITMDVGHAHTSAFSEEEMFKSDNIHHVHLSDNDGSSDMHHPLGTHDINFPKIFDILKQKKYDDICVIEVYSVQGVLKSIDYLKDIGIIKK
- the endA gene encoding tRNA-intron lyase codes for the protein MYSVLTNDRVIVTDEHAHNLYNKRYYGNLTETGLELSFIEALFLLTRAKIEIFDKKENQVTIEDLTNIVREKHIFSHYLVYKDLRIRGYIIKTGFKYGSDFRIYERGHAPGDGHSNFLVKILSEEQSIKVRDFSSYVRVAHGVRKTLLLAVVDDEYDITYYNIEWTRP
- a CDS encoding tryptophan--tRNA ligase — encoded protein: MIDPWGSSIIDYEKLTEQFGIKEFKDVVSEIPDASKLMTRGIIFGQRDYKRITDALNKKEDFATMTGMMPSGKMHIGHKMVVDQLKWYQKKGADLYLSIADMEAYAARGISKEKSREIALNEYIVNYIALGLDITQDNVHLYLQSENDDVKDLAYTIGRKVTFSQMRSIYGFDNSTNISHIYTPLLQVADILHPQLEKYGGPKPVIVPVGPDQDPHIRLTRDLATKFNEELGFIEPSATFHRFMTGLTGDKMSSSKPKSAIYLTDSIKDATKKVKSAKTGGRESLKEQKELGGQPDKCSIYELLVYHLIDDDKQLEEIRNKCLSGETLCGTCKQCASELLEDMFENLESKREEAQKIAESLL
- a CDS encoding stage II sporulation protein M, giving the protein MKYHILLSFIIFLGFMVLSYYYPHCFEILVTYKINPNAPQHVPFETIPLLMNNIFVITGLILGGVLFSIPTLYLLIYNASLIGYTGFYTATIYYIIFMLPHGIFEFIALILAGAIGFRITHALIILIKGIIDMKPKKHVKIASFMIKDCIMILIIIIILLIIAAFIEANITIPLGQHILGL
- a CDS encoding DUF6508 domain-containing protein, coding for MDEELQEIWTNYDRQTVFNYVETRLHHYLFTKIFKDEAEIMSKIIEIDERELDGFKIDYFLNIPETQDLIKNFSKLELELEGKDLTKTPYPEILGLIKYMFENVKNNDMNKISNKNFDVDKLNTINNSILSNKKEISVILKKDIFQEVKTPDIIDINLLENACKNTDTIYNLARVYEVYDELFVFPSKIELYNTITKKILIAMSNDKLFELYVLLNTLEVLETTKGTITFQKAGVRELAEYYLQIEENNMEHTTVMQIFFHDLPEELDAKFKPILKYPYICLRMQNTVKARNLTRTSYLLLEIERITDNQIKYKCKATEDIRNILVVWDHRLFNDEKSHIKVLDYKTLQMGLNKSFGNIFKFPNIENVDAVLEYIPYFENHENKFVIVENGERYYDEEADFFKDDLYQENIYRTFDNLKDWEEKGWKYINNHELIKRLDLLTIMKVIYLIMQKENTRPGFLGTLMEDGTILTILKRLEEIRNVNESEITELYSPYKKLKCCPIHDPDFYAEKEQEMDDLLSRKADDYE